The proteins below are encoded in one region of Sinorhizobium meliloti:
- a CDS encoding sugar ABC transporter substrate-binding protein, whose protein sequence is MPAEKSTNFIRARRLIGLFFAATMGLASPMATAAEINLDAPAPTFPPEIAKFQAIEPGSAEGLTIGFTQLILGVPFPDALQAGMEKAAETAGFKLVTCDSKLDAATALNCARQFKTQNVDGLVTFQADAAAAANICAEGPQVPVIAIDIEQKPCETAFVGAANSYAGEIVGHELGMHFAKNFNCEYDAFVSLESTAVGVVNDQRMGGIRKAFEAVCGPVQNLRIIDTGAGGQADAAQRQFTDTLTALPGATKVITVGINEDVVIAALAAARTQGRNQDLYLGVQNFDPDNCQIWTASHFIATAAYFPERYAELIVPNLVKAIKGETINQQILVPHELITPENISKVYPEFACK, encoded by the coding sequence ATGCCTGCAGAAAAATCAACGAACTTCATCCGAGCGCGGCGGCTGATCGGCCTGTTCTTTGCCGCCACCATGGGGCTGGCAAGCCCGATGGCGACCGCGGCGGAGATCAATCTGGACGCACCAGCCCCGACCTTTCCTCCCGAGATCGCCAAGTTTCAGGCGATCGAGCCCGGCAGCGCCGAAGGCCTGACAATCGGATTCACCCAGCTCATTCTCGGCGTCCCCTTCCCCGATGCACTTCAGGCCGGCATGGAGAAGGCTGCTGAAACGGCCGGCTTCAAGCTGGTCACCTGCGACTCCAAGCTCGACGCAGCGACGGCACTCAACTGCGCCCGCCAGTTCAAGACCCAGAATGTCGACGGCCTCGTCACCTTTCAGGCGGACGCCGCCGCTGCTGCCAACATCTGCGCCGAGGGCCCGCAGGTGCCGGTCATCGCCATCGACATCGAACAGAAACCTTGCGAAACGGCCTTCGTCGGTGCCGCCAATTCCTATGCCGGCGAGATCGTGGGCCACGAGCTGGGTATGCACTTCGCCAAAAACTTCAACTGCGAGTACGACGCCTTCGTCTCGCTGGAATCGACGGCCGTCGGCGTCGTCAACGACCAGCGCATGGGCGGCATCCGCAAGGCATTCGAAGCGGTGTGCGGGCCGGTACAGAACCTTCGCATCATCGACACCGGTGCCGGCGGGCAGGCCGATGCAGCGCAGCGCCAGTTCACTGACACGTTGACGGCTCTTCCCGGCGCCACCAAGGTCATCACGGTCGGCATCAACGAGGACGTCGTCATAGCCGCCCTTGCGGCGGCGCGCACCCAGGGTCGCAACCAGGACCTGTATCTCGGCGTCCAGAACTTTGACCCCGACAATTGCCAGATCTGGACTGCGTCGCATTTCATCGCGACTGCCGCCTATTTCCCGGAGCGGTATGCCGAGCTGATCGTTCCCAATCTGGTGAAGGCCATCAAGGGCGAGACGATCAACCAGCAGATTCTCGTTCCGCATGAACTGATCACGCCGGAGAACATCTCCAAGGTCTATCCGGAGTTTGCCTGCAAATGA
- a CDS encoding arabinose isomerase, whose product MTDRILKVGLFGIGLSTYWPQFESLEDRLTGYVGQMAEKLARPDIEVVNLGLIDSAEAAYDAGHRFREADVDIIFLHVTTYALSSTVLPVVRRARVPVVILNLQPAAAIDYHSFNALGDRTKMTGDWLAHCGACPVPEIANVFRRSGIAFHQITGMLNGDPHVDREIGDWMDAARVAHVMAHNRLGVMGRYYNGMLDIYSDLTAQAAAFGTHIEIVEIDELARLRREATEAEVELCLENIRSEFDIQPDCDPAELHRAAHTAVALRKLAEQKRLGSLAYYYESVAGHEYEDLIASVIVGCSLLTAAGIPVAGEYEIKNAQAMKIMDTFGAGGSFTEYYAMDFNDDVVVMGHDGPGHIKVSEGRTKIRPLKVYHGKVGSGISVEMSVRHGPVTLLSVIEREGRIVLLCAEGQSVPGPVLEIGNTNSRYKFDVGARRFVEDWNAQGPAHHCAVGVGHIARKIAKLGELLGLQVVQVC is encoded by the coding sequence ATGACGGACCGCATCTTGAAGGTGGGCCTCTTCGGCATCGGTCTGTCCACTTACTGGCCCCAGTTTGAGAGCCTGGAGGATCGGCTCACAGGCTATGTCGGACAGATGGCCGAGAAATTGGCCCGACCCGACATCGAGGTGGTGAACCTGGGCCTCATCGACTCTGCCGAGGCGGCATACGACGCTGGTCACCGCTTTCGCGAGGCCGATGTCGATATCATATTCCTTCACGTCACTACCTATGCTCTGTCGTCCACCGTTCTGCCCGTGGTCCGGCGAGCCCGCGTGCCGGTGGTGATCCTCAATCTTCAGCCTGCGGCCGCGATCGACTACCACAGCTTCAATGCGCTCGGCGACAGGACCAAGATGACCGGTGACTGGCTCGCCCATTGCGGAGCCTGCCCGGTACCGGAAATCGCCAATGTGTTCCGGCGGTCCGGCATCGCGTTCCACCAGATCACGGGCATGCTCAACGGCGATCCGCATGTCGACCGGGAGATTGGCGACTGGATGGACGCGGCGCGGGTCGCCCATGTCATGGCACATAACCGCCTGGGCGTGATGGGCCGGTACTATAACGGCATGCTCGACATCTATTCCGACCTGACCGCCCAAGCGGCCGCCTTCGGAACCCACATCGAGATCGTCGAGATCGACGAGCTCGCCCGGCTCCGGCGCGAGGCGACCGAGGCGGAGGTCGAGCTTTGCCTCGAAAATATCCGGAGCGAGTTCGACATCCAGCCGGACTGCGATCCCGCCGAACTGCACCGGGCAGCGCATACGGCCGTGGCCCTGCGCAAGCTTGCCGAGCAGAAAAGGCTCGGCTCGCTCGCCTACTATTACGAATCGGTGGCGGGGCATGAATACGAGGATCTCATCGCATCGGTGATCGTCGGGTGCTCGCTTCTGACGGCGGCAGGCATTCCGGTCGCGGGCGAGTACGAGATCAAGAACGCCCAGGCGATGAAGATCATGGACACCTTCGGCGCGGGCGGATCCTTCACCGAATACTACGCCATGGACTTCAACGACGACGTCGTCGTCATGGGGCATGACGGACCGGGGCACATCAAGGTTTCGGAAGGCAGAACGAAGATACGTCCCCTCAAGGTTTATCACGGCAAGGTCGGCTCCGGCATCAGCGTCGAAATGTCCGTCAGGCATGGTCCCGTGACGCTTCTTTCCGTGATCGAGCGTGAGGGCCGGATCGTCCTCCTATGTGCGGAGGGACAATCCGTGCCTGGTCCGGTTCTCGAGATCGGGAATACCAACAGCCGCTACAAGTTCGATGTCGGGGCGCGCCGTTTCGTGGAGGACTGGAACGCGCAGGGACCGGCGCATCACTGCGCCGTCGGCGTCGGTCACATCGCCCGCAAGATCGCAAAACTCGGCGAACTTCTCGGTCTGCAAGTGGTCCAGGTGTGCTGA
- a CDS encoding helix-turn-helix domain-containing protein: protein MPLAENYFLYLPDNRLCSAWGCTAVSTGHTKIPPHSIYPPIRHPDDHHFDWKRGRILQAYQVILIADGRGMFEFGRRGKTQLVEGGSIVLLFPGVWHRFAPDPELGWTENWIECRSAAFDFARAIGLIDPARPVLPSGPEFAAIFDEIHDRAVEDGLKNQPVLSTLGLQLLALLSQQQEGASAAPADRLVERARVLLMERCADQMPVEEIARELGVSYSYFRRVFKEKTGASPKQHQMALRIRRTQDILTNTDKPIKEIAALLGFSSAFHLSTQFQDLMGCSPSEYRRRSGSLGE from the coding sequence ATGCCTTTGGCGGAGAACTATTTCCTCTATCTGCCCGATAACAGGCTGTGTTCGGCCTGGGGGTGCACGGCAGTATCGACCGGCCATACGAAAATACCTCCGCATTCGATCTACCCGCCGATACGTCATCCCGATGACCACCACTTCGACTGGAAAAGAGGGAGGATCCTCCAGGCCTATCAGGTGATCCTGATCGCGGACGGGCGGGGCATGTTCGAATTCGGACGGCGCGGGAAAACGCAACTGGTGGAAGGCGGATCGATCGTTCTCCTGTTCCCCGGCGTCTGGCATCGGTTTGCTCCGGATCCGGAACTGGGCTGGACGGAGAACTGGATAGAATGCCGAAGCGCGGCATTCGACTTTGCGCGTGCGATTGGCCTAATCGACCCCGCGCGCCCCGTCTTGCCCTCGGGGCCGGAATTCGCCGCCATTTTCGATGAGATTCACGACCGTGCTGTCGAAGACGGTTTGAAAAACCAGCCGGTTCTATCAACGCTCGGCCTGCAATTGCTGGCGCTACTCTCACAGCAGCAGGAAGGCGCCTCCGCTGCTCCTGCGGACCGGCTGGTCGAAAGGGCGCGCGTGCTCTTGATGGAACGCTGTGCGGACCAGATGCCGGTCGAGGAAATCGCCCGCGAACTCGGTGTCAGCTATTCCTATTTCCGGAGGGTATTCAAGGAGAAGACGGGAGCCTCACCCAAGCAGCACCAGATGGCGCTCAGGATCCGGCGGACACAGGACATCCTGACCAATACGGATAAGCCTATCAAGGAAATTGCCGCCTTGCTCGGATTTAGCTCGGCCTTTCACCTGTCGACCCAGTTCCAGGATCTGATGGGATGCAGCCCGTCGGAATACCGGAGGCGATCGGGCAGCCTGGGCGAATGA